One part of the Thermodesulfobacterium commune DSM 2178 genome encodes these proteins:
- a CDS encoding sigma-54-dependent transcriptional regulator: MNYKILFIDDEINSLKTISTILKKHDYTIITAQTVEEGIFQLRKHKPHCLLLDYRLPGMDGIEMLRWLKKENIVLPVIMLTAYGTIEKAVEAMKLGAFHYLVKPVDPNLLVEVIKDAISKHEKLDYKEDISHKFPEIIAKSSVMKEIFYIIEMVADSNSNVLITGESGTGKELIARAIHRLSKRKDRPFIVVDCTTLPENLLESELFGYEKGAFTGATEKKIGLLELANGGTVFLDEIGELPTSLQKKFLRFLQEKEFQRLGGLNKIKVDVRVIAATNRDLENAVKEGSFREDLYWRLNVVRVHLPPLRERKEDIPLLIQHFVQKFAKENNRPIPMVEPEVMDMLINYEWPGNVRELMHVIERAVILSTSGVISLKHLPKRILGSKEKEISPSNTLNLLEMEKSLILKALEETGWNQTKAAQLLGISRKQLRTKMKHHGLLSRISNQEEEEKD, translated from the coding sequence ATGAACTATAAAATACTTTTTATAGATGATGAGATAAACAGTCTAAAAACCATTTCTACCATCCTCAAAAAACATGATTACACTATAATAACCGCCCAAACTGTAGAAGAGGGTATTTTTCAGCTTAGAAAACACAAACCTCACTGTCTACTTCTCGATTATAGGCTTCCTGGGATGGATGGGATAGAAATGTTAAGGTGGCTAAAAAAAGAAAACATCGTATTGCCGGTAATCATGCTTACTGCTTATGGAACGATCGAAAAAGCTGTAGAGGCTATGAAATTAGGGGCTTTTCATTATCTGGTAAAACCTGTTGACCCTAACCTTCTGGTTGAGGTAATCAAAGATGCCATCTCTAAACATGAAAAATTAGACTATAAAGAAGATATCTCTCATAAATTTCCAGAGATCATAGCTAAAAGTTCGGTAATGAAAGAAATTTTTTATATAATAGAAATGGTAGCTGATAGTAACTCTAACGTGCTTATTACTGGAGAATCTGGTACAGGTAAAGAACTGATAGCAAGGGCAATCCATAGGCTCTCCAAAAGAAAAGACCGTCCGTTTATAGTGGTTGACTGCACTACCCTTCCAGAGAATCTTTTAGAAAGCGAACTTTTTGGATACGAAAAAGGAGCATTTACCGGAGCTACAGAGAAAAAAATAGGACTTTTAGAGTTAGCTAACGGGGGCACTGTATTTTTAGACGAGATAGGAGAATTACCTACAAGTCTACAAAAAAAGTTTTTAAGATTCTTGCAAGAAAAGGAATTTCAAAGGTTGGGAGGACTTAACAAAATCAAGGTTGATGTAAGGGTGATTGCTGCTACCAACAGAGATCTCGAAAACGCGGTTAAAGAAGGCTCTTTCAGAGAAGACCTATACTGGAGGCTTAACGTAGTAAGGGTGCACCTACCTCCCCTTAGGGAAAGAAAAGAAGATATTCCTCTTCTTATACAGCATTTTGTCCAAAAATTTGCTAAGGAAAACAATCGTCCTATACCGATGGTAGAACCTGAGGTGATGGACATGTTGATAAACTACGAATGGCCTGGCAATGTAAGAGAACTTATGCATGTGATAGAAAGAGCGGTTATTCTTTCTACCTCTGGAGTAATTTCCCTAAAGCATCTCCCAAAAAGAATTTTAGGCTCAAAAGAAAAAGAAATTTCTCCCTCAAATACCTTAAACTTATTAGAAATGGAAAAAAGTCTTATCCTTAAAGCATTAGAAGAAACTGGATGGAACCAAACTAAAGCGGCTCAGTTGTTAGGCATCTCAAGAAAACAACTGAGGACTAAGATGAAACACCATGGGCTTCTTTCTAGAATTTCTAACCAGGAAGAAGAGGAAAAAGATTAA
- a CDS encoding ATP-binding protein: protein MLIRKDFLSPFYKLLRSFSIKSRIFLSFLFLITLLLFSVNVLIINYQKNSLKKQYYEGLNHNLENFSLEVVDWLVFFDPLKLEEKVSSLKNLPGIVYVMVVDKNGRIVAHTNPSQLGQFIPVNDSTFKTWESLDNNGIKHFNRPVFKEDFSLGAVRVGVSEADINDFIEQSVRTLKNYMLFVSGGFLLAALVVSYFISITLTKPLNKLKKSIQKMQANEFEFCENENLILCKDFYQCKDYQCPSYGKTRCWLNEDSKKWCKSVLKIECEDCFVYKYSCGDELGYVIESFNKMVADLRSYMEQLDKATKEKIKLEKYSAVSEMAMVVAHEIKNPLNSIKAACSYLKTNFKGKILQEFLSIIDKETQRLNELITGFLTYARPVPLKLEKTQINNIIKEIINLVKPEFEEEGKQIELSLDPSIPEFYFDPYQLKQVVLNLLVNAGDATKKGDKISVATQREGGLVVISVKDTGEGIPEELLDKVFEPFFTTKVTGSGLGLACVEKIVREHGGKISVFSKKEEGTEFKVFLPIRHEL, encoded by the coding sequence ATGTTAATCCGTAAAGATTTTTTATCACCTTTTTATAAACTTTTAAGAAGTTTTAGCATTAAAAGCAGAATCTTTCTTTCTTTTTTGTTTTTGATAACCTTATTACTTTTTAGCGTAAATGTTTTGATAATAAACTACCAAAAAAACTCCTTAAAAAAACAATATTATGAAGGACTAAACCATAACTTAGAAAACTTTTCTTTAGAGGTGGTAGACTGGTTGGTCTTTTTTGACCCTCTTAAACTGGAAGAAAAGGTAAGTTCTCTAAAAAACCTTCCAGGGATAGTATATGTGATGGTTGTTGATAAAAACGGAAGGATAGTAGCCCATACCAACCCTTCTCAATTAGGCCAATTTATTCCTGTAAATGATTCTACCTTCAAAACCTGGGAAAGTTTAGATAATAATGGGATAAAACACTTTAACCGTCCGGTTTTCAAGGAAGACTTTTCTTTAGGTGCGGTTAGGGTAGGAGTTTCAGAGGCAGACATCAATGATTTTATAGAACAATCCGTAAGGACGTTAAAAAATTATATGCTTTTTGTGTCAGGTGGGTTTCTGTTGGCAGCACTTGTAGTTTCCTATTTTATTTCTATCACCCTAACCAAGCCACTAAACAAACTTAAAAAAAGTATTCAAAAAATGCAGGCTAACGAGTTTGAATTTTGTGAAAACGAAAACCTTATTTTATGTAAAGACTTTTACCAGTGTAAAGATTATCAATGCCCTTCTTACGGAAAAACCAGATGTTGGCTTAACGAAGATTCGAAAAAATGGTGTAAGAGTGTTTTAAAAATTGAGTGTGAAGACTGTTTTGTTTATAAGTATTCATGTGGTGATGAGTTAGGTTATGTAATAGAAAGTTTTAATAAGATGGTAGCAGACCTAAGGTCTTATATGGAACAACTTGATAAAGCCACCAAAGAAAAAATTAAGCTTGAAAAATATTCTGCGGTTTCAGAGATGGCCATGGTGGTTGCTCATGAAATCAAAAATCCGTTAAACTCTATTAAGGCTGCTTGTTCTTACCTTAAAACCAACTTTAAAGGTAAAATTTTGCAGGAATTTCTTTCTATCATAGACAAAGAAACCCAAAGATTAAATGAACTGATCACCGGTTTTTTAACTTATGCAAGGCCTGTTCCTTTAAAACTTGAAAAAACGCAGATTAATAATATCATAAAAGAAATAATAAATTTGGTGAAACCTGAGTTTGAAGAAGAAGGAAAACAAATAGAATTAAGTTTAGATCCTTCTATACCTGAGTTTTATTTTGACCCCTATCAACTCAAACAGGTGGTGTTGAACCTTTTGGTAAACGCTGGAGACGCTACGAAAAAAGGAGATAAAATCTCGGTTGCGACACAAAGAGAAGGGGGATTGGTAGTTATTTCTGTAAAAGATACCGGCGAAGGGATCCCAGAGGAGTTGTTAGATAAGGTATTTGAACCGTTTTTTACTACTAAAGTTACAGGATCAGGACTGGGACTTGCTTGTGTAGAAAAAATCGTTAGAGAACATGGAGGCAAGATATCTGTTTTCAGTAAAAAAGAAGAAGGGACAGAATTTAAAGTTTTCCTCCCGATAAGGCATGAACTATAA
- a CDS encoding PhnD/SsuA/transferrin family substrate-binding protein: protein MLKRNRFWALFLTIFLGFLLSGCFKDKGRQTQENKPSEVLNGPPLVIGVLNVSSPQQTFLQLYPLKTYLENQLKKPVSIDISANFEELTQKVAEDKLHLLMIDPAFYCELKALYPQKIFPLVKPKGGQGEASSIFVTKENSGIERIFDAVNKRLALGDKNSSFSYLIPLSMLKDLELSLKDFSKVDFLGQEKRIALSVLIGDYEVGALSESIAKPYLTSGLKVIKSSEKVPVFLIASTSALKEKQLLKEILVSLPKEVLTNLQIEKLVPAEDRDFDYIRVLIKLFKGKDLIKYGPDTIKVAILPLYSPLTIYQRFDPLMKYLSEKTGKEFKIVIPKNFEEFITLVKKKEVHFAYQNPYVYALLSKSGHAKAIALTVGEDCIDEPSEVCGGDRFRGVIIVRKDSPIKKIENLKNKRIFIVSPYSAGGFLSQKIYLEKRGYNLRRDFRLVDVKRQERVIIGVYKKEADAGFIREAALGVFGKEVDLSQIKVLTPTEFLPNWPWAVVKADKDLAKKVQESLIHLPASILKNLKVKKFKPVEDKEFEPIKRYVNP from the coding sequence ATGTTAAAAAGAAATAGGTTTTGGGCTCTATTTTTAACCATCTTCTTAGGGTTTTTATTATCCGGGTGTTTTAAAGACAAAGGAAGACAAACTCAGGAAAATAAGCCCTCGGAGGTTTTAAACGGACCTCCTTTAGTTATAGGGGTCTTAAACGTAAGCTCTCCTCAACAAACCTTTTTACAGCTTTATCCTTTAAAAACCTATTTAGAAAATCAACTTAAAAAACCTGTTTCGATAGACATCTCAGCCAACTTTGAAGAGCTAACCCAAAAAGTGGCAGAGGATAAACTACATCTTCTAATGATAGACCCAGCTTTTTACTGCGAATTAAAGGCCCTTTATCCTCAAAAGATTTTTCCTCTAGTTAAGCCCAAGGGAGGACAGGGAGAGGCAAGCAGCATTTTTGTAACCAAAGAAAATTCAGGAATAGAAAGGATTTTTGATGCTGTTAACAAACGGCTTGCCTTAGGGGATAAAAATTCTTCTTTCAGTTATCTAATCCCTTTGTCCATGCTAAAAGACTTAGAACTTTCTTTAAAAGACTTTTCTAAGGTAGATTTTTTAGGTCAGGAAAAAAGGATTGCTCTCTCTGTATTGATAGGAGATTATGAGGTAGGAGCCTTAAGTGAATCGATAGCCAAACCTTATTTAACCTCAGGTCTTAAAGTAATAAAGTCCTCTGAAAAAGTGCCTGTATTTTTGATTGCTTCAACCTCTGCTTTAAAAGAGAAACAGTTATTAAAAGAAATCCTTGTGTCTCTTCCTAAAGAGGTTTTAACTAACCTGCAGATAGAAAAACTTGTGCCTGCTGAAGACAGAGACTTTGACTACATAAGAGTACTGATAAAATTATTTAAAGGAAAGGATTTAATAAAATACGGGCCTGATACCATAAAGGTTGCCATTTTACCTCTTTACAGTCCGCTTACTATCTATCAGAGGTTTGATCCTTTGATGAAGTATCTTTCAGAAAAGACAGGAAAGGAGTTTAAAATTGTCATCCCTAAAAATTTCGAAGAATTTATCACCTTAGTAAAGAAAAAAGAAGTACACTTTGCCTATCAAAATCCCTATGTTTATGCTCTTCTGTCGAAATCTGGGCATGCAAAAGCCATAGCCCTAACTGTGGGAGAAGATTGTATAGATGAACCAAGTGAGGTATGTGGAGGAGACAGGTTTAGAGGTGTTATTATCGTAAGAAAAGATAGCCCGATTAAAAAGATAGAAAATTTAAAAAACAAAAGAATTTTCATAGTTTCTCCCTATTCTGCTGGAGGATTTCTTTCGCAAAAAATTTATTTAGAAAAGAGAGGATACAATTTAAGGCGAGATTTTCGGTTAGTAGATGTAAAAAGGCAAGAAAGGGTAATCATCGGGGTGTATAAAAAAGAAGCAGACGCAGGGTTCATAAGAGAGGCAGCTCTTGGTGTTTTTGGAAAAGAAGTAGATCTTTCTCAGATAAAAGTTTTGACCCCAACAGAGTTTTTACCAAACTGGCCATGGGCGGTGGTTAAAGCAGACAAGGACCTTGCCAAAAAAGTCCAAGAATCACTCATTCATCTACCTGCTTCTATCCTGAAAAACCTGAAAGTAAAAAAATTTAAACCTGTGGAAGATAAAGAATTTGAACCTATAAAAAGATATGTTAATCCGTAA
- the trxB gene encoding thioredoxin-disulfide reductase — protein MTQQTTYDLTIIGGGPAGLTAYLYAQRGMLNTLLIEKNFLGGQVVLTEQIENYPGFPEGISGFDLIEKMVKQVERLGLNLLSKEVVSIEKEQELFKIWFSDKTYVLSYAVILALGASPKKLGIPGEKELIGKGVSFCATCDGPFFKDEMVAVVGGGDSALKEALELTKFVKKIFLIHRRDKFRAEAYLQNLVFKNPKIEIILNSTVEAIEGKHKVERIKVLDKKTGELKYLEVSGVFIFIGYEPNTSWLKGFVELDPNGFIITDKKMETSQKGIFACGDCVSKPFRQIVIACGEGAVAALSVREYLEDVKKK, from the coding sequence ATGACCCAACAAACTACTTATGATCTAACCATAATAGGTGGAGGGCCTGCAGGTCTTACTGCCTATCTTTATGCTCAAAGGGGGATGCTAAACACTCTACTTATAGAAAAAAACTTTTTAGGTGGTCAGGTAGTCCTTACAGAACAGATAGAAAACTATCCCGGATTTCCTGAAGGTATATCAGGGTTTGACTTGATAGAAAAGATGGTTAAGCAAGTAGAAAGATTAGGGTTGAACTTATTATCAAAAGAAGTCGTTAGTATAGAAAAAGAACAGGAACTTTTTAAAATCTGGTTTTCTGACAAGACCTACGTTTTAAGTTATGCGGTGATCTTAGCTTTAGGGGCATCCCCTAAAAAATTAGGTATTCCTGGGGAAAAGGAATTGATAGGCAAGGGAGTTTCTTTTTGTGCTACCTGTGACGGACCTTTTTTTAAGGATGAGATGGTGGCTGTAGTAGGAGGTGGAGATTCGGCTCTTAAAGAAGCCTTAGAACTTACCAAGTTTGTAAAGAAGATTTTTTTAATTCACCGAAGAGATAAGTTTAGGGCTGAGGCCTATTTGCAAAATTTGGTTTTTAAAAACCCTAAGATTGAGATAATCTTGAACTCGACCGTAGAGGCTATCGAAGGAAAACACAAGGTAGAAAGGATAAAGGTTTTAGATAAAAAAACAGGAGAACTAAAATATTTAGAAGTTTCTGGGGTCTTTATTTTTATAGGATATGAGCCTAATACCTCTTGGTTAAAAGGTTTCGTAGAGTTAGACCCTAACGGTTTTATAATTACAGATAAAAAGATGGAAACCTCTCAGAAGGGAATTTTTGCCTGTGGAGACTGCGTTAGTAAACCCTTTAGGCAAATAGTGATTGCCTGTGGTGAGGGCGCTGTAGCCGCACTTAGCGTTAGAGAGTATTTAGAAGATGTTAAAAAGAAATAG
- the hypB gene encoding hydrogenase nickel incorporation protein HypB has product MCKECGCGLVNHPSEGSEKHHEHHHGHTHSKETLQLLEDIMKYNEFQARHNREHFEEYGIYAINLMSAPGSGKTTLLEKTIELLSGKLRIGVIEGDLETERDAERIRKKGVPVYQITTGSACHLDASLIHKAMHKLPMDQIDLLFVENIGNLVCPASYDLGTHLNVTLLSVPEGEDKPEKYPLIFKVSQLVVITKIDLLPYFDFDLEKVKAQIQKINPKAQIIALSAKTGEGFDLWVKFLEDSYNQHKKSLR; this is encoded by the coding sequence ATGTGTAAAGAATGTGGGTGTGGATTGGTTAATCATCCTTCAGAAGGATCGGAAAAACATCATGAACACCACCATGGACATACCCATTCCAAGGAAACCTTGCAACTTCTTGAAGACATCATGAAATATAACGAATTTCAGGCAAGACATAACAGGGAACATTTTGAAGAATATGGAATTTACGCCATAAACCTTATGAGTGCCCCAGGTTCTGGGAAAACTACCTTGTTAGAAAAAACTATAGAACTTCTTTCAGGAAAGTTAAGGATTGGGGTGATAGAAGGGGACTTAGAGACAGAAAGAGACGCTGAAAGGATAAGGAAAAAAGGAGTCCCTGTGTATCAAATAACCACAGGCAGTGCCTGCCATTTAGACGCCTCTTTAATTCATAAAGCTATGCATAAACTTCCGATGGATCAGATCGACCTTCTTTTTGTAGAAAACATAGGGAATCTTGTTTGTCCTGCAAGCTATGACCTTGGCACCCATCTTAACGTCACCCTTCTTTCAGTGCCTGAAGGAGAAGACAAACCAGAAAAATATCCTCTTATTTTTAAGGTTTCTCAGTTGGTGGTTATCACCAAGATAGATTTGCTTCCCTACTTTGACTTTGACCTGGAAAAGGTAAAAGCCCAGATACAAAAGATCAATCCTAAGGCTCAGATTATCGCCCTTTCTGCCAAAACAGGAGAAGGGTTTGACCTTTGGGTTAAATTTTTAGAGGATTCCTATAATCAACATAAAAAATCTCTCAGATAG